From a single Parambassis ranga chromosome 2, fParRan2.1, whole genome shotgun sequence genomic region:
- the LOC114432396 gene encoding rho GTPase-activating protein 1-like, producing the protein MKTLVESLSEENYASLRYLITFLAQVSANSEVNKMTNSNLAVVFGPNLLWGRDNAMSLSAIGPINNFTQTLLDQHHLVSA; encoded by the exons ATGAAGACGCTcgtggagtctctgtctgaggaGAACTATGCATCACTGCGATACCTCATCACATTCCTGGCACAG gtgtcAGCCAACAGTGAGGTGAACAAGATGACCAACAGTAACCTGGCTGTTGTGTTTGGTCCTAACCTGCTGTGGGGGCGGGACAACGCCATGTCTCTCAGCGCCATTGGGCCGATCAACAACTTCACCCAAACCTTGCTGGACCAGCATCATCTGGTCTCCGCCTAG